One genomic window of Staphylococcus hsinchuensis includes the following:
- the sufB gene encoding Fe-S cluster assembly protein SufB yields MAKKAPDVGEYQYGFHDEDVSIFRSERGLTENIVREISNMKEEPEWMLNYRLKALKHFYKMPMPQWGGDLSELDFDDITYYVKPSEHTERSWDEVPEEIKRTFDKLGIPEAEQKYLAGVSAQYESEVVYHNMEKELEEKGIIFKDTDSALRENEDLFREYFSTVVPAADNKFAALNSAVWSGGSFIYVPKNVKLDTPLQAYFRINSENMGQFERTLIIADEGASVNYVEGCTAPVYTTSSLHSAVVEIIVHKDAHVRYTTIQNWANNVYNLVTKRTMVHENGNMEWVDGNLGSKLTMKYPNCVLMGEGAKGSTLSIAFAGKGQVQDAGAKMIHKAPNTSSTIVSKSISKNGGKVIYRGIVHFGRKAKGARSNIECDTLILDNESTSDTIPYNEVFNDNISLEHEAKVSKVSEEQLFYLMSRGISEEEATEMIVMGFIEPFTKELPMEYAVEMNRLIKFEMEGSIG; encoded by the coding sequence ATGGCTAAAAAAGCACCTGATGTTGGAGAATATCAATACGGATTCCACGACGAAGATGTTTCAATTTTCAGATCAGAACGTGGTTTAACAGAAAATATCGTTCGTGAAATTTCAAATATGAAAGAAGAACCAGAGTGGATGCTTAACTATAGACTTAAAGCATTAAAGCATTTCTACAAAATGCCAATGCCACAATGGGGTGGAGATTTATCAGAATTAGACTTCGATGATATCACATACTACGTAAAGCCTTCAGAACATACTGAACGTTCATGGGATGAAGTACCAGAAGAAATCAAACGTACATTTGATAAATTAGGTATCCCTGAAGCAGAACAAAAATATCTTGCTGGTGTATCAGCACAGTATGAATCAGAAGTTGTATACCACAACATGGAAAAAGAACTAGAAGAAAAAGGTATCATCTTCAAAGATACTGACAGTGCTTTACGTGAAAATGAAGACCTATTTAGAGAATATTTCTCAACAGTTGTTCCTGCAGCAGACAATAAATTCGCTGCATTAAACTCAGCTGTATGGTCAGGTGGTTCATTCATCTACGTTCCGAAAAACGTTAAATTAGATACTCCTTTACAAGCATACTTTAGAATCAACTCTGAAAACATGGGGCAATTCGAACGTACATTAATTATTGCGGACGAAGGCGCATCAGTAAACTACGTTGAAGGTTGTACAGCACCAGTTTACACAACAAGCTCATTACACTCAGCTGTTGTAGAAATCATCGTACACAAAGATGCTCACGTTCGTTATACTACAATTCAAAACTGGGCAAACAACGTTTATAACTTAGTTACTAAACGTACAATGGTTCATGAGAATGGTAATATGGAATGGGTTGACGGTAACTTAGGTTCTAAGTTAACAATGAAATATCCAAACTGTGTACTTATGGGCGAAGGTGCTAAAGGTAGTACCTTATCAATCGCATTTGCAGGTAAAGGCCAAGTACAAGATGCGGGTGCGAAAATGATTCATAAAGCACCAAACACATCATCAACAATCGTATCTAAATCAATTTCAAAAAATGGCGGTAAAGTAATTTATCGTGGTATCGTTCACTTTGGACGTAAAGCGAAAGGTGCTCGTTCAAATATCGAATGTGATACGTTAATCTTAGATAACGAATCAACTTCAGATACTATTCCTTACAACGAAGTGTTCAATGACAACATCTCATTAGAACACGAAGCGAAAGTTTCAAAAGTATCAGAAGAACAATTATTCTACTTAATGAGTCGCGGTATTTCTGAAGAAGAAGCTACAGAAATGATCGTAATGGGCTTCATTGAACCATTCACAAAAGAACTTCCAATGGAATATGCGGTAGAAATGAACCGTTTAATCAAATTCGAAATGGAAGGTAGCATAGGCTAA
- a CDS encoding Thoeris anti-defense Tad2 family protein: MNIQEATKLSMEKGKTIYRSSEFETFRKPGDNLELLPTNSYGYVVVNPRQKAFYPLWQPMAEDLLADDWEVVGLKKN, from the coding sequence ATGAATATACAAGAGGCAACAAAGTTATCTATGGAAAAAGGTAAAACAATTTATCGCTCATCTGAATTTGAAACATTTAGAAAACCAGGAGACAACTTAGAACTTTTACCTACAAATAGTTATGGATACGTAGTTGTGAATCCAAGACAAAAAGCCTTCTATCCATTGTGGCAACCAATGGCAGAAGACTTATTAGCTGATGATTGGGAAGTGGTGGGTCTAAAAAAGAATTAA
- the sufC gene encoding Fe-S cluster assembly ATPase SufC, translating to MPSTLEIKDLHVSIEDKEILKGVNLTINTGEIHAIMGPNGTGKSTLSSAIMGHPSYEVTKGEVLLDGVNILELDVDERAKAGLFLAMQYPSEITGVTNADFMRSAINAKRDEGDEINLMQFIKKLDQEMDYLDIDQNMAQRYLNEGFSGGEKKRNEILQLMMLDPKFAILDEIDSGLDIDALKVVSKGINKMRGESFGSLIITHYQRLLNYITPDHVHVMFGGKVVTSGGPELAKRLEEEGYEWVKEEYGATE from the coding sequence ATGCCATCAACATTAGAAATTAAAGACCTACACGTGTCTATAGAAGATAAAGAAATTTTAAAGGGTGTTAATTTAACAATTAATACTGGCGAAATACATGCAATCATGGGACCAAACGGTACTGGTAAGTCAACATTATCATCAGCTATCATGGGTCACCCTAGCTACGAAGTTACAAAAGGTGAAGTATTATTAGACGGCGTTAATATTTTAGAATTAGATGTCGATGAACGTGCTAAAGCTGGATTATTCTTAGCTATGCAATATCCATCAGAAATCACTGGTGTAACAAATGCAGATTTCATGCGTTCAGCAATCAATGCAAAACGTGACGAAGGCGATGAAATCAACTTAATGCAATTCATTAAAAAGTTAGACCAAGAAATGGACTACTTAGACATTGACCAAAACATGGCTCAACGTTACTTAAATGAAGGTTTCTCTGGCGGTGAGAAAAAACGTAATGAAATTCTTCAATTAATGATGTTAGATCCTAAATTCGCAATCTTAGACGAGATTGACTCAGGTTTAGATATCGATGCGTTAAAAGTTGTATCTAAAGGTATCAACAAAATGCGCGGCGAGTCATTCGGTTCATTAATCATTACGCACTATCAACGTTTATTAAACTATATCACGCCAGATCATGTACACGTTATGTTCGGTGGTAAAGTCGTAACTTCAGGTGGACCAGAATTAGCGAAACGTCTTGAAGAAGAAGGTTACGAATGGGTTAAAGAAGAATACGGTGCGACAGAATAA
- a CDS encoding DUF1270 family protein produces MNKSFLIALLSWIVLSLALTFAGIYFTTALGIAMLISIAAFVFFEYEFFQIKEE; encoded by the coding sequence ATGAACAAATCATTCTTAATCGCATTACTATCATGGATTGTACTATCACTAGCACTTACATTTGCAGGTATCTACTTCACAACTGCATTAGGTATCGCAATGTTAATCAGTATCGCAGCATTTGTATTTTTCGAATATGAATTTTTTCAAATAAAGGAGGAGTAA
- a CDS encoding cysteine desulfurase — protein MTELNVNEIIKDFPILNQKVNNKRLAYLDSTATSQTPVQVIEKMADYYKRYNSNVHRGVHTLGSLATDGYENARETVRSFINAKYFEEIIFTRGTTASINVVAHSYGDANVNEGDEIVVTEMEHHANIVPWQQLAKRKNAELKFIPMTETGELNIEDVKATINDNTKIVAIAHVSNVLGTINDVQSIAKVAHEHGAIISVDGAQAAPHMDLDMQELDVDFYSFSGHKMLGPTGIGVLYGKRQLLNNMEPVEFGGDMIDFVSKYDASWADLPTKFEAGTPLIAQAIGLAEAIRYLENIGFDAIHQHESTLTQYAYEQMAQIEGIDIYGPPKDRRAGVITFNLDDVHAHDVATAVDTEGVAVRAGHHCAQPLMKWLGQSSTARASFYVYNTKEDVDQFVEALKQTKEFFSYEF, from the coding sequence GTGACCGAATTAAATGTAAATGAGATTATAAAAGATTTTCCAATTCTTAACCAAAAGGTAAACAATAAAAGATTGGCTTATTTAGATTCAACGGCTACAAGTCAAACACCAGTTCAAGTTATTGAAAAGATGGCGGATTATTACAAACGCTATAACTCAAATGTGCATCGTGGTGTGCATACACTTGGTTCGTTAGCGACAGATGGTTATGAAAATGCACGCGAAACAGTACGTAGCTTTATTAACGCTAAATACTTCGAAGAAATCATCTTCACACGTGGTACGACAGCGAGCATCAATGTTGTAGCCCATAGTTACGGTGATGCAAATGTAAACGAAGGCGATGAAATTGTTGTGACAGAGATGGAACACCATGCCAACATTGTTCCATGGCAACAATTAGCTAAACGTAAAAATGCAGAACTCAAGTTTATACCAATGACTGAAACTGGCGAGTTAAACATTGAAGACGTTAAAGCTACGATTAATGACAACACAAAAATTGTTGCTATCGCACACGTTTCTAATGTGCTAGGAACAATTAACGATGTTCAATCTATTGCTAAAGTTGCACATGAACATGGCGCAATTATAAGTGTTGATGGCGCACAAGCTGCTCCACATATGGATTTAGATATGCAGGAATTAGACGTGGACTTCTATAGCTTTAGTGGTCATAAAATGTTAGGCCCAACAGGTATAGGCGTCTTATACGGTAAACGACAATTACTCAATAATATGGAACCTGTTGAATTTGGTGGAGACATGATTGATTTCGTAAGTAAATACGATGCGAGTTGGGCAGATCTTCCAACCAAATTTGAAGCAGGTACACCATTAATCGCTCAAGCTATTGGACTTGCAGAAGCAATCAGATACTTGGAAAATATTGGTTTCGACGCGATACACCAACATGAGTCTACATTGACCCAATATGCTTATGAACAAATGGCACAAATTGAAGGTATAGACATTTACGGTCCACCGAAAGATCGTAGAGCAGGCGTCATCACTTTCAATTTAGATGATGTTCATGCACATGACGTTGCAACAGCAGTGGATACTGAAGGTGTTGCTGTTCGTGCAGGACACCATTGTGCGCAACCATTAATGAAATGGTTAGGTCAATCTTCAACTGCAAGAGCAAGTTTTTATGTATACAATACAAAAGAGGACGTCGACCAATTCGTTGAAGCGTTGAAACAAACGAAGGAGTTTTTCTCTTATGAATTTTAA
- a CDS encoding Bsp6I family type II restriction endonuclease, which produces MATLHDYVKIDKSRFSDMVKAYFLWKELNSLIKNSHTRGINFPEIISESLLCYALDYKLNRGTGGDAYDEGNNKVIECKATSNFDKDTSSFSPNEEFDRLYFLRLYQRDDELYIYDTEYDSEKLKLVQVSKKQTLGDQQKQGRRPRFSIIKQIIEKDNIQPIAKIDLRKEKVIRLK; this is translated from the coding sequence ATGGCAACATTACATGATTATGTTAAAATTGATAAATCACGATTTAGTGATATGGTTAAAGCATATTTCTTATGGAAAGAATTAAATAGTTTAATTAAAAACTCACATACTAGAGGAATAAATTTCCCTGAGATTATATCAGAATCACTATTATGCTACGCATTAGATTATAAACTCAATCGTGGTACTGGTGGTGATGCATATGATGAAGGTAATAATAAAGTGATAGAATGTAAAGCCACTTCAAACTTCGATAAAGATACATCATCATTTTCACCAAATGAAGAATTTGATAGATTATATTTTTTAAGATTATATCAAAGAGATGATGAACTCTATATTTATGACACTGAATATGATTCAGAGAAACTTAAATTAGTACAAGTGAGCAAAAAGCAAACATTAGGTGATCAACAAAAACAAGGTAGAAGACCTCGTTTTTCAATTATTAAACAAATTATTGAGAAAGACAATATTCAACCTATTGCAAAAATCGATTTAAGAAAAGAAAAAGTTATTCGTTTAAAGTAA
- the sufD gene encoding Fe-S cluster assembly protein SufD, producing MTTETLNISEAQIVEYSQAHNEPAWMTELRREALKITETLEMPKPDKTKINRWDFDSFKQLHTEGSEFNTLEDIPNALKEIIDVENTENLVIQHNNSLAFTKVSDKAINDGVIVEGLSEALVKHPDLVKQYLMNEDTVSMDEHRLTALHTALINGGIFVYVPKNVVVEHPIQYVVLHDDENASFYNHVIIATEKSAEVTYVENYLSEVAGNDNQINIISEVNAGANSRINYGSVDYLDEGFTAHIIRRGVTAEDATISWALGLMNEGSQIIDNTTNLIGDRSESTLKSVVVGTGDQKVNLTSKIVQFGKETNGYILKHGVMRENASTVFNGIGSIKHGGTKSMANQESRVLMLSENARGDANPILLIDEDDVEAGHAASVGRVDPEQLYYLMSRGISQREAERLVIHGFLDPVVRELPIEDVKRQLREVIELKVNK from the coding sequence ATGACGACAGAAACTTTGAACATTTCTGAAGCACAAATTGTCGAATATTCACAAGCCCATAATGAGCCTGCTTGGATGACAGAACTTCGTAGAGAAGCTTTAAAGATTACAGAAACTTTAGAAATGCCAAAACCAGATAAAACAAAAATTAATAGATGGGACTTTGATTCATTTAAACAACTACACACAGAAGGTAGCGAGTTTAATACATTAGAAGATATCCCAAACGCATTAAAAGAAATTATTGATGTCGAAAATACAGAAAATTTAGTAATACAACATAACAATTCACTTGCTTTTACAAAGGTTTCAGACAAAGCAATCAATGATGGGGTTATTGTAGAAGGTCTTTCTGAAGCACTTGTTAAGCATCCTGATTTAGTTAAACAATATTTAATGAATGAAGATACAGTATCAATGGATGAACACCGTTTAACAGCGTTGCATACAGCACTTATCAATGGTGGTATCTTCGTATATGTTCCTAAAAATGTTGTCGTAGAACATCCAATTCAATACGTTGTGTTACACGATGATGAAAATGCAAGCTTCTATAACCACGTTATTATCGCGACTGAAAAAAGTGCAGAAGTGACTTACGTGGAGAACTATTTATCAGAAGTTGCTGGTAATGACAACCAAATTAATATCATTTCAGAAGTGAACGCTGGTGCTAATTCACGAATCAATTATGGTTCAGTAGATTATCTAGATGAAGGATTTACAGCACACATTATCCGTCGTGGTGTAACAGCTGAAGACGCAACAATCAGTTGGGCATTAGGTTTAATGAATGAAGGTAGCCAAATCATTGATAATACAACAAACTTAATCGGTGACCGCTCAGAAAGTACATTGAAATCAGTTGTCGTTGGTACAGGTGATCAAAAGGTTAACCTTACTTCGAAAATTGTACAATTCGGTAAAGAAACGAACGGTTACATTTTAAAACACGGCGTTATGCGTGAAAATGCATCTACTGTATTTAACGGTATCGGCTCAATCAAACATGGTGGTACGAAATCAATGGCTAACCAAGAATCACGTGTATTAATGCTATCTGAAAATGCACGTGGTGATGCTAACCCAATTCTATTAATCGATGAAGATGATGTAGAAGCTGGACACGCTGCTTCAGTAGGTCGTGTTGACCCTGAGCAACTATATTACTTAATGAGTCGTGGTATTTCACAACGTGAAGCAGAAAGATTAGTTATTCATGGTTTCTTAGATCCAGTTGTTCGTGAGCTACCAATTGAAGACGTTAAACGTCAATTACGCGAAGTTATTGAATTGAAAGTAAATAAATAA
- a CDS encoding DNA cytosine methyltransferase, with translation MSKLKICSLFAGVGGIDLAFEQTGSFETIIANEIDAKASETYKLNFNNELIQKDIRDIEPENLPDFDVLLSGFPCTSFSIAGYRKGFEDETSGDLFFETLKVIVEKQPQIVFLENVKNLVSHDKGNTFKVIREALETNGYHIKYQVLNAKDYGNIPQNRERIYIVGFKDIEQYKNFDFPKPINLKQGITDVIDFSKRVDDSFYYTEDKYKFYNLLKESIVKSDTIYQWRRKYVRENKSNVSPTLTANMGTGGHNVPLILSKYGIRKFTPRECFALQGFPESFKLPDLANSHLYKQAGNSVVVPVVNRIAQNIYKSVNNEVCI, from the coding sequence ATGAGTAAATTAAAAATATGTTCTCTGTTTGCTGGAGTTGGTGGTATTGATTTAGCTTTCGAACAAACCGGAAGCTTTGAAACTATTATAGCTAATGAAATAGATGCTAAAGCATCAGAGACATATAAATTAAATTTTAATAATGAATTAATTCAAAAAGATATTAGAGATATAGAACCCGAAAACTTACCTGACTTTGATGTTCTTCTATCAGGCTTTCCTTGTACTTCTTTTTCTATTGCCGGTTACAGAAAAGGATTTGAAGATGAAACATCTGGAGATTTATTTTTTGAAACACTTAAAGTTATAGTAGAAAAACAACCACAAATAGTCTTTCTAGAAAACGTTAAAAACTTAGTTAGTCATGATAAGGGTAATACTTTTAAAGTTATTAGAGAAGCTTTAGAGACAAATGGTTATCATATTAAATACCAAGTGTTAAATGCAAAAGATTACGGAAATATTCCACAAAACAGAGAACGAATTTATATAGTTGGATTTAAAGATATAGAACAATATAAAAACTTCGATTTTCCAAAACCAATAAATTTAAAACAAGGAATAACAGATGTGATTGATTTCTCTAAAAGGGTTGATGATAGTTTTTATTATACTGAAGATAAATATAAGTTCTATAACTTGCTTAAAGAATCTATTGTGAAAAGCGACACTATATATCAATGGAGAAGAAAATATGTGAGAGAGAATAAAAGTAATGTATCTCCCACATTAACAGCAAATATGGGTACTGGAGGTCATAATGTTCCCCTAATACTTTCAAAATATGGTATAAGAAAATTCACGCCTAGAGAATGTTTTGCGTTACAAGGTTTTCCTGAATCATTTAAATTGCCCGATTTAGCCAATTCACATTTATATAAACAAGCAGGTAATTCTGTTGTTGTGCCTGTAGTAAATAGAATTGCGCAAAATATATATAAATCAGTAAATAATGAAGTATGCATATAA
- a CDS encoding LexA family transcriptional regulator, with protein MTKEKDLKRLMELKSGSIKAFSEEIGLAYTTVRSILERGVFNAKVENVIKICKGLNIKPEEIMDIEQPKVETLPVKKIPVVSQISAGLPIYSEENLIDYTYIATKNLSADKELFGLKVSGDSMDKEFKDGDVVIVEKDAVVENGQIAVVQINGYNATVKRVRYEKDRIILIPESNNPAHYPQVYSQDDEVKIIGRVVASQKLF; from the coding sequence ATGACTAAAGAAAAAGATTTAAAAAGACTTATGGAATTAAAATCTGGTAGCATAAAAGCTTTTTCAGAAGAAATTGGTTTAGCTTATACAACTGTTAGATCTATTTTAGAAAGAGGAGTATTCAACGCTAAAGTAGAAAATGTCATCAAAATTTGTAAAGGGTTAAACATTAAACCGGAAGAAATTATGGATATTGAACAACCAAAAGTAGAAACCCTACCAGTCAAAAAGATTCCAGTCGTTTCTCAAATATCTGCTGGCTTACCTATCTATAGTGAAGAAAATTTAATTGATTATACTTACATCGCTACTAAAAATTTAAGTGCTGATAAAGAACTGTTCGGCTTAAAAGTATCTGGTGATAGTATGGATAAAGAATTTAAAGATGGCGATGTAGTTATCGTAGAAAAAGATGCAGTAGTAGAAAATGGACAAATCGCAGTCGTTCAAATAAATGGCTACAACGCTACTGTAAAACGTGTGAGATATGAGAAAGATAGAATTATCCTTATTCCTGAAAGTAACAACCCTGCACATTATCCACAAGTTTATTCACAAGATGATGAAGTAAAAATAATTGGTAGGGTTGTGGCAAGTCAGAAATTATTTTAG
- a CDS encoding ORF6C domain-containing protein produces the protein MSNQVMELRRSQMENMVTQANSILQMYDEIVETKNEIRETKADIAHTKNELLSLYKEIKKEFEDFKNTVPLTGPQADRLYAVCTRKGHHLTKQYFGEEVSQELYSKKFGHLVKGVYTAIRKKFEVNKYNQVKRVECEVAIAFTESLTLSDLPKNYLRLTDHQIDVAERHGDFEVLKRLA, from the coding sequence ATGTCTAATCAAGTAATGGAATTAAGAAGAAGCCAAATGGAAAACATGGTAACACAGGCAAATTCAATTTTACAAATGTACGACGAAATTGTAGAAACAAAAAACGAAATTAGAGAAACAAAAGCAGATATTGCTCACACAAAAAATGAACTTTTATCTTTATACAAAGAAATTAAAAAAGAATTTGAAGATTTCAAAAACACGGTACCTTTAACTGGGCCACAAGCAGATAGATTATACGCAGTTTGTACAAGAAAAGGTCACCACCTCACTAAACAATATTTTGGAGAAGAAGTGTCTCAAGAGTTGTATTCTAAAAAGTTTGGTCATCTTGTGAAAGGTGTTTACACAGCTATTAGAAAGAAATTTGAAGTTAATAAATACAATCAAGTAAAACGTGTGGAATGTGAAGTTGCTATTGCGTTTACAGAAAGTTTGACTTTAAGTGATTTACCTAAAAATTATTTAAGACTTACAGATCATCAAATTGATGTTGCTGAAAGACATGGAGATTTTGAAGTCTTAAAAAGACTCGCTTAA
- a CDS encoding tyrosine-type recombinase/integrase yields MPVYKDDNTGKWYFSTRYKDVYGNNKRKMKRGFTTKREAKSSEASFLNDVNEGFSDSNTYDYIFNHYLEHTDLRPKTKRRKQNEYKKHIQDKFGHINMNKITQNQCQEFRKYLMNNIKSTNSARTIWSGFKVVINYANKYFGLRSDPTISIKPIPRVKPKPKYMLREEFDDRINEIEEQDYRELFTLMFYTGMRIGEAMALVWEDYNKYKKEISINKTMDITNRTIYPRAKTESSEDIVPLPKFINNMLDERYQREKQANKYFNEKSFFVFGGLAPKHYSHVHKKFQKVFPEYNIHVLRHSYASYLANNGVDIFVLQSLMRHSQITETMGTYSHLYTEKKHDAISIFDK; encoded by the coding sequence ATGCCAGTATATAAAGATGATAATACAGGAAAATGGTATTTTTCTACCAGATATAAAGACGTTTATGGTAACAATAAACGTAAAATGAAACGTGGTTTCACAACTAAACGTGAAGCAAAAAGTTCTGAGGCTAGCTTTTTAAATGATGTTAACGAAGGTTTTAGCGATTCAAACACATATGATTATATATTTAATCACTATTTAGAACATACTGATTTACGTCCAAAAACAAAGCGACGTAAACAAAACGAATATAAAAAGCATATTCAAGACAAGTTTGGTCACATTAACATGAATAAGATAACTCAAAATCAATGCCAAGAATTCCGTAAGTATTTAATGAATAACATCAAATCAACCAATTCGGCTAGAACTATATGGTCTGGTTTTAAAGTTGTGATTAATTATGCGAATAAATATTTTGGATTACGTAGTGATCCGACTATATCTATTAAGCCAATACCTAGAGTTAAGCCCAAACCTAAATATATGTTACGTGAAGAATTTGACGATAGAATTAATGAAATAGAAGAACAAGACTACAGAGAATTATTCACACTCATGTTTTACACAGGAATGAGAATTGGGGAGGCGATGGCTTTAGTTTGGGAAGATTATAACAAATACAAAAAAGAAATATCCATCAACAAAACGATGGATATTACTAATAGGACTATATACCCTAGAGCTAAAACGGAAAGCTCAGAAGATATAGTACCTTTACCAAAATTCATTAATAATATGTTAGATGAACGCTACCAACGTGAAAAACAAGCTAACAAATATTTTAATGAAAAAAGCTTTTTTGTTTTTGGCGGTCTAGCTCCTAAACATTATAGTCATGTTCACAAGAAATTTCAAAAAGTATTCCCAGAATATAACATACATGTATTAAGACACTCTTACGCGTCTTACCTTGCTAATAATGGCGTTGATATCTTTGTACTGCAATCACTTATGAGACACTCACAAATAACTGAAACAATGGGAACATATAGCCATTTATATACCGAAAAGAAACATGATGCAATTTCTATATTCGATAAGTAA
- a CDS encoding XRE family transcriptional regulator — protein sequence MLKNFNDIRKEKKVSLVDLADLLEVRYQTVADKINGISDFKFGEALLIKNKYFPEYDIEYLFEKEKEHQTT from the coding sequence ATGTTGAAAAACTTCAACGATATTAGAAAAGAGAAAAAAGTATCTCTGGTTGATTTAGCTGATTTATTAGAAGTCAGATACCAAACGGTAGCGGATAAGATAAACGGTATTTCTGATTTTAAATTCGGAGAGGCGTTACTTATTAAAAACAAATATTTTCCAGAGTACGACATCGAATATCTTTTCGAAAAAGAAAAAGAACATCAAACAACTTAA
- the sufU gene encoding Fe-S cluster assembly sulfur transfer protein SufU — translation MNFNNLNQLYRSVIMDHYKNPRNKGTLDNGSMTVDMNNPTCGDRIHLTFDIEDGLIKDAKFDGEGCSISMSSASMMTEAVKGNTLADAMQMSQEFTKMMLGEDYEITEEMGDIEALQGVSQFPARIKCATLAWKALEKGTVDKEGNQAE, via the coding sequence ATGAATTTTAACAACTTAAATCAATTGTATCGTTCTGTAATTATGGATCATTATAAAAATCCACGAAATAAAGGTACATTAGACAATGGTTCGATGACTGTTGATATGAACAACCCTACTTGTGGTGATCGTATTCATCTTACGTTTGATATTGAAGATGGCTTAATCAAAGATGCAAAGTTTGACGGTGAAGGTTGCTCTATTTCAATGTCTAGTGCATCAATGATGACTGAAGCGGTGAAAGGTAATACTTTAGCTGATGCGATGCAAATGAGCCAAGAATTCACAAAAATGATGCTTGGTGAAGATTATGAAATCACAGAAGAAATGGGCGACATCGAAGCTTTACAAGGTGTTTCACAATTCCCAGCGAGAATTAAATGTGCAACATTAGCTTGGAAAGCCCTTGAAAAAGGTACTGTTGATAAAGAAGGTAACCAAGCAGAATAA
- a CDS encoding MarR family transcriptional regulator yields MIKNHLNAKELCQILPISKSTASKIIRELNEQLESEGYIAIRGKIPIQLVQEKFPHVDFSQETLKALEESK; encoded by the coding sequence ATGATAAAAAATCATCTTAACGCAAAAGAGTTATGCCAGATTTTGCCAATATCAAAATCAACTGCGTCAAAAATCATTAGAGAATTAAATGAACAACTAGAATCAGAAGGATACATCGCAATAAGAGGAAAGATACCTATTCAATTGGTACAAGAGAAGTTTCCTCACGTAGATTTTTCACAAGAAACATTAAAAGCATTGGAGGAATCGAAATGA
- a CDS encoding DUF559 domain-containing protein, with translation MNELQLSKIALKSFDKRGKFDFTLHENMFASLFPNFERQVTFGTGKNGLEKWCTKKFTADFYDSQNHIVIEIDGASHQTERQQIVDRMKELFFFEKGIKVYRISNEKVKELFEQETKKGGEILNGIFC, from the coding sequence TTGAACGAATTACAACTTAGCAAAATTGCTTTGAAGTCTTTTGATAAACGAGGAAAATTTGATTTCACTTTACATGAAAACATGTTTGCCTCACTGTTTCCGAATTTTGAAAGACAAGTTACTTTTGGTACTGGCAAAAATGGTCTAGAGAAATGGTGTACTAAAAAATTTACTGCAGATTTTTACGATTCTCAAAATCATATAGTTATCGAAATAGACGGAGCTAGTCACCAAACAGAAAGACAGCAAATCGTAGATAGAATGAAAGAACTTTTCTTTTTTGAAAAAGGAATCAAGGTTTATCGAATTTCAAACGAAAAAGTAAAAGAATTATTTGAACAAGAAACTAAAAAAGGTGGTGAAATTTTAAATGGAATATTCTGTTGA